One window from the genome of Deltaproteobacteria bacterium encodes:
- a CDS encoding LLM class flavin-dependent oxidoreductase has translation MNMPLTIEAEITPGMSPQEVTHLATLVEEVGFDRLGISDVPSYPDCFQLQALCALATKRIMIGSLVTNPYSHHPVLLASAIATLQEVSNGRAFLGLGAGAGLEDIGIAQPRPVAALREAMGIIRDLLAGRLVERLGQVYTIRKAKLVRVPEQAVPIMIGTRSPQTMRLAGEHADIAVIGARYWSPAIVQRYRQWLAEGTTRAGRRMDDIEVAPRLTLCVSQDGELAKRSVKFYAAYYLTLLKPNDLALAPTHLARIEAAVQQARGWYFDADVQYPEELHELISDDIVARFAIAGTPSECVQQVKRILDLGFTSLSMNLAAVRHGSMYDGLKETITTFGAVLPEVRRLAAAV, from the coding sequence ATGAACATGCCATTGACTATCGAAGCCGAAATCACTCCTGGAATGAGTCCGCAAGAAGTCACCCACCTCGCGACTCTCGTCGAAGAGGTCGGCTTCGATCGCTTGGGGATTTCTGATGTGCCGTCATACCCTGACTGTTTTCAGTTGCAAGCGCTGTGTGCACTGGCAACCAAACGCATCATGATCGGGAGTTTGGTTACCAATCCGTATTCGCATCACCCCGTGTTGTTAGCCAGTGCGATCGCGACGCTCCAAGAAGTGTCGAATGGCCGGGCGTTTCTTGGTCTCGGCGCAGGGGCGGGCTTAGAGGACATCGGGATTGCGCAGCCGCGGCCCGTCGCAGCGTTACGGGAAGCTATGGGCATCATTCGTGATCTCCTCGCAGGCCGCCTGGTCGAACGTCTCGGACAGGTCTACACCATTCGTAAGGCGAAGCTCGTGCGTGTGCCAGAACAGGCTGTGCCGATAATGATCGGGACACGGAGTCCGCAGACCATGCGGCTTGCCGGAGAACATGCGGATATTGCCGTTATCGGTGCACGGTATTGGTCACCGGCCATCGTCCAGCGCTATCGACAGTGGCTCGCTGAAGGGACAACCCGCGCCGGGCGTCGCATGGACGACATCGAAGTGGCCCCACGCCTCACGCTCTGTGTCTCACAGGATGGCGAGTTAGCCAAACGCAGCGTCAAGTTTTATGCGGCCTATTACCTGACACTCTTGAAACCCAATGACCTGGCACTGGCGCCGACGCACCTGGCGCGGATCGAAGCCGCCGTACAACAGGCGCGTGGGTGGTATTTCGATGCTGACGTGCAATACCCTGAGGAACTGCACGAGCTCATCTCAGACGATATCGTGGCGCGCTTTGCCATCGCCGGAACACCAAGTGAATGCGTACAACAAGTCAAACGGATTCTCGATCTCGGTTTCACCAGTCTGAGTATGAATCTCGCGGCGGTGAGGCATGGCAGTATGTATGATGGACTGAAAGAAACGATTACGACCTTTGGTGCCGTGCTCCCTGAAGTGCGACGATTGGCAGCAGCGGTATAG